Proteins encoded together in one Marinobacter sp. Arc7-DN-1 window:
- a CDS encoding LysR family transcriptional regulator encodes MDSNALKAFLTIVDQGSFSEAAETLHLTQPAISKRLASLENQLGTTLLDRSHRQIRLTDAGSRLLPHARRILDEIHNARIALSPDSGQVEGELQIIASHHIGLHHLPNWLRRFKREYPQVSINLQFMESDAAYEQMRKRNAELAFVTLSDSMAPSFTVFAQWPDPMVFVAGAGHPLASLSQPALSDLADHPALLPDTTTATYRVVSRLFLEANLHLNPQMPTNYLETLKMMTSVGLGWSVLPSRMVDDSLRVLEVGRPVSRVLGGIGLTGRQLGNASKALLAIVQQEEGA; translated from the coding sequence ATGGACTCAAACGCACTGAAGGCTTTCCTGACAATCGTAGATCAGGGCTCATTCTCAGAGGCAGCCGAAACCCTGCACCTGACACAGCCGGCGATCTCCAAACGCCTCGCGTCCCTGGAAAACCAGCTCGGTACCACCCTGCTCGACCGCAGCCACCGCCAGATCCGCCTGACAGACGCCGGCAGCCGTCTACTCCCCCATGCCCGCCGGATCCTGGACGAAATCCACAATGCCCGGATTGCCCTTTCCCCGGATTCGGGACAGGTGGAAGGCGAGCTTCAGATCATTGCCAGCCATCACATCGGTCTTCACCACCTGCCTAACTGGCTGCGGCGGTTCAAGCGGGAATACCCTCAGGTGTCCATTAACCTGCAATTCATGGAATCCGATGCGGCTTATGAACAGATGCGCAAAAGAAATGCGGAGCTGGCATTTGTCACCCTGAGCGACAGCATGGCGCCCAGCTTCACGGTATTCGCGCAGTGGCCAGACCCGATGGTGTTTGTGGCAGGAGCCGGGCATCCGCTCGCTTCACTGAGTCAACCGGCGCTTTCAGACCTCGCAGATCATCCTGCGCTGCTGCCGGACACGACAACAGCAACATACCGGGTTGTCAGCCGCTTGTTCCTGGAGGCCAACCTTCACCTGAACCCGCAGATGCCAACCAATTACCTGGAAACGCTGAAAATGATGACCAGTGTCGGCCTTGGCTGGAGTGTTCTGCCCTCGCGGATGGTCGATGACAGCCTCCGCGTGCTGGAGGTAGGCCGCCCGGTTTCCCGGGTCCTGGGCGGAATCGGCCTCACCGGCCGGCAGCTGGGCAATGCTTCGAAGGCCCTTCTGGCGATTGTTCAGCAAGAGGAAGGCGCCTGA
- a CDS encoding MFS transporter, whose translation MYFRLSNLYFWFFALLGGLLPYWSLYLEGQGFSYLQIATLMATIQLTKIVAPSVWGWLGDRTGQRVRLVRFGAITGSLFFAGVFLEPGFYGLLLVMLAFTFFWNAILPLYEVITLRTLGKNREKYGKVRLWGSVGFIGAVALVGGLLELVPIQNLPWLLLPVFAGIAVSAFLVPSEQGERKPPAPKGSLKAIVSHPAVVTFFLMNFLLQVSHGAYYTFFSIHLAQYGYGKLSIGLLWSLGVFAEIALFLVMHRLTRNFTVRQIAIGALTLTMIRWILIAEMTDVLAILLFAQLLHAASYGALHAISVQYIQGFFGQHHHGQGQALYSGLTFGAGGALGAWLSGFLVDGFSTSAAFWGGAAAMAIAIVITWRGLRPPPVHGEV comes from the coding sequence ATTTACTTTCGACTTTCCAATCTATATTTCTGGTTTTTTGCCCTTTTAGGCGGACTCCTGCCTTATTGGTCCCTCTACCTGGAGGGCCAGGGGTTTTCCTACCTTCAGATTGCCACCTTGATGGCGACGATTCAGCTGACCAAGATTGTTGCACCCAGTGTCTGGGGCTGGCTCGGGGACAGGACTGGCCAGCGGGTGCGCCTGGTGCGGTTCGGGGCGATTACCGGTTCGTTGTTTTTTGCCGGGGTGTTCCTGGAGCCAGGGTTCTACGGGCTGCTTCTGGTGATGCTGGCGTTCACCTTTTTCTGGAACGCGATTCTGCCCCTGTATGAGGTGATCACGCTTCGCACCCTGGGCAAGAACCGGGAGAAGTACGGCAAGGTCCGCCTCTGGGGTTCGGTCGGGTTTATCGGGGCGGTGGCGCTGGTGGGTGGTTTGCTGGAGCTGGTTCCGATCCAGAACCTGCCCTGGTTGTTGTTGCCGGTGTTCGCCGGGATTGCGGTGTCTGCTTTTCTGGTGCCGTCCGAGCAGGGGGAGCGGAAACCGCCGGCACCGAAGGGCAGTCTGAAAGCGATTGTCAGCCACCCGGCGGTGGTGACGTTTTTCCTGATGAATTTTCTGCTCCAGGTGTCCCACGGTGCCTATTACACCTTCTTCAGCATTCACCTGGCGCAATATGGTTACGGCAAGCTCTCGATCGGGCTGCTGTGGTCTCTGGGCGTTTTTGCGGAAATTGCGCTTTTTCTGGTTATGCACCGGCTGACCCGGAACTTTACCGTTCGGCAGATTGCTATCGGCGCACTCACACTGACAATGATTCGCTGGATCCTGATAGCCGAGATGACGGATGTTCTGGCGATTCTCCTGTTTGCGCAGTTGCTGCATGCGGCGTCTTACGGGGCGCTTCACGCCATTTCGGTTCAGTACATCCAGGGTTTCTTCGGGCAGCACCATCACGGCCAGGGGCAGGCGTTGTATAGCGGGCTGACGTTTGGTGCCGGTGGCGCGCTGGGCGCCTGGTTGTCAGGCTTTCTGGTGGATGGTTTCAGTACCTCAGCGGCGTTCTGGGGCGGTGCGGCTGCCATGGCCATTGCAATCGTGATTACCTGGCGGGGCCTTCGGCCACCGCCGGTTCATGGCGAGGTCTGA